The following are from one region of the Alicyclobacillus fastidiosus genome:
- a CDS encoding SufD family Fe-S cluster assembly protein — protein MTEANTVSLQVHSVSSTFKEPEWLLRLREDAWRQFAEFPEPRLEKTNLAKRGWETGAFVSQTAAIPDSVRTYLSGLNHPYALFVDGHVVEVKITEELTRQGIVFTDIHSAAASNGELVKQHLASVVKPSDNKWSALSMALFAGGAFLYVPRNVQSDVPFEVVHAFTSTASGTYPRNLVVADELSDVRLIEVTFAPQEKERVTSSHVTEVIAKSNSRVHVAAADEFPKGSTQFVTRRAQVGKDAVVEWTVSDVSNGFTVELVEDVLEGNGARGQTRVIGLGYGRQHMDLTASMVHKGRNTESDITMHGALRERANTVFRSCTEIVKGAVGAGSEQHDRMIMIDGTARADAIPMLLIDENDVNRCGHAASVGKIDPNQIYYLMSRGIPQAQATQMIIWGYLRDSVEALPSAPLRDLVVARLERELSR, from the coding sequence GTGACCGAAGCGAATACGGTGTCGCTGCAAGTACATTCCGTAAGTTCGACTTTCAAGGAGCCGGAATGGCTTTTGCGTTTGCGCGAGGACGCTTGGCGACAGTTTGCCGAGTTTCCGGAACCGCGTCTGGAAAAGACGAACCTTGCCAAGCGCGGCTGGGAGACAGGTGCATTTGTGTCCCAAACGGCCGCCATTCCGGATTCAGTTCGTACTTATCTATCCGGTTTAAATCACCCATATGCCCTGTTTGTCGATGGGCATGTGGTCGAAGTGAAAATCACTGAAGAGTTGACGCGCCAGGGGATTGTGTTTACGGACATCCACAGCGCTGCCGCGTCGAACGGTGAACTCGTCAAGCAGCACCTGGCGTCCGTCGTAAAGCCGTCTGACAACAAGTGGTCGGCCTTGAGCATGGCGCTGTTCGCGGGTGGAGCGTTCCTGTACGTGCCGCGAAACGTGCAGTCGGACGTTCCGTTCGAGGTAGTCCACGCGTTTACGTCGACGGCATCTGGAACGTATCCACGCAACCTCGTCGTCGCGGACGAACTGTCGGACGTGCGGTTGATCGAAGTGACGTTTGCACCGCAGGAGAAGGAACGCGTGACGTCCAGTCATGTGACGGAAGTGATCGCCAAGTCGAACAGTCGGGTTCACGTGGCCGCTGCGGATGAATTTCCGAAGGGATCGACGCAATTTGTCACCCGCCGGGCGCAAGTCGGCAAGGATGCAGTCGTCGAATGGACGGTCAGCGACGTGAGCAACGGCTTCACGGTGGAACTCGTGGAAGACGTCCTCGAGGGCAACGGTGCACGGGGACAGACGCGCGTCATCGGCCTCGGTTACGGTCGTCAGCACATGGATTTAACCGCGAGCATGGTGCACAAAGGGCGCAACACCGAGAGCGACATCACGATGCATGGCGCGCTTCGCGAACGCGCGAACACCGTCTTCCGCAGCTGCACGGAAATCGTCAAGGGTGCCGTGGGTGCAGGGAGCGAGCAGCACGACCGAATGATCATGATCGATGGAACGGCGCGCGCCGACGCGATTCCGATGCTGCTGATCGACGAAAATGACGTCAACCGCTGCGGGCACGCGGCGAGTGTCGGCAAGATCGATCCCAACCAGATTTACTACTTGATGTCTCGCGGCATTCCACAAGCTCAGGCCACCCAGATGATTATTTGGGGCTACCTCCGCGATTCTGTGGAGGCACTTCCAAGTGCCCCGTTGCGCGACCTTGTCGTTGCGCGACTAGAAAGGGAGCTTTCGCGATGA